In the Blastocatellia bacterium genome, one interval contains:
- a CDS encoding HU family DNA-binding protein gives MTKEQLVGHFATKFNVTRKNAQEMLDELSNLIVSEIKNSGGFVLPNVGKFLKAVRSERMGINPQNRQKKLIPAKTVVKFRVAKACLDGVTN, from the coding sequence ATGACTAAAGAACAACTTGTTGGTCATTTTGCCACTAAATTTAATGTCACTCGTAAAAATGCACAAGAAATGCTAGATGAACTTTCTAACTTGATTGTTTCTGAAATCAAGAACAGTGGTGGATTTGTTCTTCCTAATGTTGGTAAATTTTTGAAGGCTGTCCGTTCTGAAAGAATGGGTATCAATCCTCAAAATAGACAAAAGAAGCTTATCCCTGCCAAAACTGTAGTGAAATTCAGAGTTGCTAAAGCTTGTTTAGATGGTGTAACTAACTAA
- a CDS encoding Hsp70 family protein, with translation MNQLALLIPENAAIKKFSRPIRVLGIDLGTTNSAVAEIIWDSSEHSPINIRCLDVIQNTPEGDYSHVLVPSMVTFYEGQVIVGEGAKRLRARASELNLKQNQNLFYECKNDIGIMRTYHMAPEGFRSAAEIGGHVLDFLHAAALEENDANVSRVVVTVPASFQAAQRHDTLLAAELANLQLTGGDLLDEPIAAFLDYLITYRETFIKDSTEAKSLIVFDFGGGTCDVAIFRLQMPNRSRRLQISPLAVSRYHRLGGGDIDAAIVYDVLIPQLIKENNLSQFDLSFEDKKKFLEPALLGVAESLKIGLCQEIVQLQQFGKYDSSNKTQILKQQPGLFTFKVKNRTLNLQSPKLTASQLEEILKPF, from the coding sequence ATGAATCAGTTAGCACTTCTTATTCCTGAAAATGCAGCTATCAAGAAATTTTCTCGTCCAATCCGAGTTTTAGGTATTGACCTTGGAACAACTAATTCTGCTGTAGCAGAAATTATTTGGGATAGTAGCGAACATAGCCCAATAAATATTCGCTGCTTAGATGTTATACAAAATACACCTGAAGGTGATTATTCACATGTTTTAGTACCATCAATGGTTACATTTTATGAGGGTCAAGTAATTGTAGGCGAAGGAGCTAAACGACTCCGTGCAAGAGCTTCTGAGCTAAACTTAAAACAAAATCAAAATCTTTTTTATGAATGTAAAAATGATATTGGTATTATGAGAACCTATCATATGGCCCCAGAAGGTTTTCGCTCTGCCGCCGAAATTGGAGGACATGTCTTAGATTTTTTACACGCAGCAGCATTAGAAGAAAACGATGCGAATGTTAGTCGGGTAGTAGTAACAGTGCCTGCATCTTTTCAGGCTGCACAACGTCATGACACACTACTTGCAGCAGAACTTGCAAATTTACAATTAACTGGTGGAGATCTTTTAGACGAGCCTATTGCTGCATTTCTTGACTATTTAATCACCTATCGAGAAACTTTTATTAAAGATTCTACAGAAGCCAAAAGCTTAATAGTTTTTGACTTTGGTGGTGGAACTTGTGATGTAGCTATTTTTCGGTTGCAAATGCCAAATCGTAGTCGTAGATTGCAAATCTCTCCGCTAGCAGTTTCCCGCTACCATCGCTTAGGAGGCGGAGATATTGATGCTGCAATTGTCTATGATGTGTTAATCCCTCAATTGATTAAAGAAAACAACTTGTCTCAGTTTGATTTAAGTTTTGAAGATAAGAAAAAATTTTTAGAGCCTGCTCTATTAGGTGTAGCTGAATCACTAAAAATAGGTCTTTGTCAAGAAATTGTTCAATTACAACAATTTGGCAAATATGATTCCTCTAATAAAACTCAAATTCTTAAACAACAACCAGGTCTTTTTACTTTTAAGGTAAAAAATCGAACTCTTAATTTACAATCTCCAAAACTAACAGCTAGCCAATTAGAAGAAATCCTAAAGCCTTTTTAG
- a CDS encoding tetratricopeptide repeat protein: MSCSIFAPLQDALDRSNLTSKQVDYCLLVGGSSLIPQVVQAVGKYFPKAKLMTYSDNNQVQTAIARGAAFHALVLTLYGKPLIQPVCHDAISIRAESGLVELIPKGAELPYPSDTNYARCYSLAVPETTSFSSVDLRVEIVGGDDERKLFSQIWQIPGPVKKGDPLCLEYRFDENQVLDLRMKLANSDDYTEPFTAKIENPLTNVVNPQSRRLKIDEIEEDLRNKKYPASRVPEKLVELAENYVELGQREKAIDYLKKALQGKHGVDASILNKMGIYFGELGDYDREEKFYKEATAASPFWSTPWFNLALAQKKRKRYSEAIESLEKAFSIRREGPYLILAAQVADACHKVSDRDKYLKEAFDSFASVATLDDWELGWILAGARLANKTELIEEIQAEQKRRKERRELVIERGVLPIITPGLQKVSE; the protein is encoded by the coding sequence ATGTCTTGTTCTATATTTGCTCCCTTACAAGATGCTCTAGACCGTAGTAACTTAACGTCTAAACAAGTGGACTACTGTTTACTTGTTGGTGGCAGTAGTTTAATCCCTCAAGTTGTACAGGCTGTAGGGAAATACTTTCCAAAAGCTAAATTAATGACTTATTCAGATAATAATCAGGTACAAACAGCTATTGCCCGTGGAGCGGCTTTTCATGCACTAGTATTAACACTTTATGGTAAGCCATTAATCCAGCCAGTATGTCATGATGCTATTTCTATTCGTGCAGAGTCTGGACTAGTTGAATTAATTCCCAAAGGGGCAGAACTTCCCTATCCATCGGATACAAACTATGCCCGTTGCTATTCGCTAGCAGTACCAGAAACGACATCTTTTTCCTCAGTAGATTTAAGAGTAGAAATTGTTGGAGGGGATGACGAAAGAAAACTATTTAGCCAAATTTGGCAAATTCCTGGCCCAGTTAAAAAAGGTGATCCACTCTGTTTAGAATATCGCTTTGATGAAAACCAAGTTTTAGACTTACGTATGAAACTAGCCAATAGTGATGACTACACAGAGCCTTTTACTGCCAAAATAGAAAACCCTCTTACAAATGTAGTAAATCCTCAAAGCAGACGACTTAAAATTGATGAAATAGAAGAAGATCTTCGCAATAAAAAATACCCTGCTTCACGTGTCCCAGAAAAATTAGTCGAGTTGGCAGAAAACTATGTTGAACTTGGTCAAAGAGAAAAAGCAATTGATTACTTAAAGAAAGCTCTACAAGGAAAACATGGTGTAGACGCTAGTATTTTAAATAAAATGGGAATCTATTTTGGAGAGCTAGGAGATTATGATAGAGAAGAAAAGTTTTATAAAGAAGCTACAGCAGCATCTCCATTTTGGAGTACACCTTGGTTTAACCTAGCACTAGCTCAAAAGAAGCGTAAACGATACTCAGAAGCTATTGAATCACTAGAAAAAGCTTTTTCTATTCGTCGCGAAGGCCCCTACCTTATACTTGCGGCCCAGGTAGCGGATGCTTGTCATAAGGTTTCTGACCGTGATAAATACTTAAAAGAAGCTTTTGATTCTTTTGCCTCTGTAGCTACCCTAGATGATTGGGAATTAGGCTGGATTTTAGCTGGAGCAAGATTAGCAAACAAAACTGAACTTATAGAAGAAATTCAAGCCGAGCAAAAACGACGTAAAGAACGTAGAGAATTAGTAATAGAAAGAGGAGTGTTACCTATTATTACTCCTGGACTACAAAAGGTTTCTGAATGA
- a CDS encoding aldo/keto reductase, whose translation MDRRKFIKSTVLAGAASMIGCSQDKAVDDAKIFAPPAESIPTNTLTGKVVPTAVLGKTGVTVPILSHGGGYELNNVMVARAFELGINYFDVADCYLNGQSEVILGKVLEKQGKRKDAFIVTKNHPKQPKDLLVMVDQRLESLRTDYLDLYFMHQLGDGEYPKECVDWPKSQELKEVVETLKKQKKIKFFGFSCHAGILPQAMEAAAEGGFVDAIMLRYNFRTVNSDELNRAIDKAKKANIGLIAMKTQGGRVSFEDKANPFQEKGFTKEQSTLKAVWSDGRMDTIVSAMPSIQLVQTNAMAAIENKISAVERQLLDEYAKATNHLVCHGCDHLCSSQVNSPVRIGDTLRYLMYHDNYGEAQRARDLYSQLPPMAREAIFNTDYKQAEAICPHNLEIGKMMLQAAKKLA comes from the coding sequence ATGGATCGAAGAAAATTTATTAAAAGTACTGTACTAGCAGGGGCAGCTAGTATGATAGGTTGTAGTCAAGATAAAGCAGTAGATGATGCAAAAATTTTTGCTCCTCCAGCAGAAAGTATTCCTACAAATACCCTAACAGGAAAGGTAGTTCCAACAGCAGTCTTAGGTAAAACAGGAGTTACTGTACCTATTCTTTCGCATGGTGGTGGTTATGAATTAAACAATGTTATGGTAGCACGTGCTTTTGAACTAGGAATTAATTATTTTGATGTTGCAGATTGTTATCTTAATGGTCAAAGCGAAGTTATTTTAGGTAAAGTTTTAGAAAAACAAGGTAAACGTAAAGATGCTTTTATTGTTACTAAAAACCATCCAAAACAACCCAAAGATTTGTTAGTGATGGTTGATCAAAGATTAGAATCTCTCAGAACAGATTATTTAGACCTTTATTTTATGCACCAATTAGGTGATGGCGAATATCCTAAAGAATGTGTTGACTGGCCTAAGAGCCAAGAATTAAAAGAAGTTGTAGAAACACTAAAAAAACAAAAGAAAATAAAATTCTTTGGATTTTCTTGTCATGCTGGAATTTTACCTCAAGCAATGGAAGCAGCCGCAGAAGGTGGTTTTGTTGATGCAATCATGCTTCGTTATAACTTCCGTACAGTTAATAGTGATGAACTTAACCGAGCAATTGATAAAGCTAAAAAAGCCAATATTGGGTTAATTGCAATGAAAACTCAAGGTGGACGTGTTTCTTTTGAAGATAAAGCTAATCCATTCCAAGAAAAAGGTTTTACTAAAGAACAGTCAACTTTGAAAGCTGTTTGGTCAGATGGAAGAATGGATACAATTGTTTCTGCAATGCCTTCCATTCAACTTGTCCAAACAAATGCAATGGCTGCAATAGAAAACAAAATTAGTGCTGTAGAACGCCAACTTTTAGATGAATATGCTAAAGCTACTAATCACTTAGTTTGTCATGGTTGTGATCATCTTTGCTCTTCACAAGTTAATAGTCCTGTTCGTATCGGCGATACACTACGCTATTTAATGTATCATGACAATTATGGGGAAGCTCAAAGAGCAAGAGATTTATACTCTCAATTACCTCCAATGGCAAGAGAAGCTATTTTTAATACTGACTATAAACAAGCTGAGGCTATTTGCCCTCATAATTTAGAAATTGGTAAAATGATGCTTCAAGCAGCCAAAAAGCTAGCTTAA
- a CDS encoding PIG-L family deacetylase, which produces MLNKIKFSLVLLVVFLLISFFPSLSFAQQTENNIKALIVTAHPDDESIFAVTIYKITHDLKGKVDIAIVTNGEGGYKYSTLAEEIYGVELTEEKIGREYLPTIRKKEMINAGKVIGLRNYYFLEQKDHKYTQDVKEVFQGIWDIELIKKRLAEIITNGEYDYIFTVLPTIDTHGHHKGATILTLEVVKSLDIKKKPVVLGASLMDKDSDLLKDYVGLTDYPITKIKKDAPIFVFDRTQKFGYKDNLNYKIISNWLLAEHKSQGTSQMGMNRGDLEKFWFFDINNAASIETISNLFNKLKIIPFKKKEY; this is translated from the coding sequence ATGTTAAATAAAATTAAATTTTCTTTGGTGCTACTAGTAGTTTTTCTATTAATCAGTTTTTTTCCAAGCTTAAGCTTTGCCCAACAAACAGAAAATAACATTAAAGCCCTAATTGTTACTGCTCATCCTGATGATGAAAGTATTTTTGCCGTAACAATTTATAAAATTACTCATGACTTAAAAGGAAAAGTTGATATTGCTATTGTTACTAATGGGGAAGGTGGTTATAAATACTCTACTTTAGCAGAAGAAATTTATGGTGTAGAGCTTACAGAAGAAAAAATAGGACGGGAATATTTACCTACAATAAGAAAAAAAGAAATGATAAATGCAGGAAAAGTTATTGGTTTAAGAAATTATTATTTTTTAGAACAAAAAGATCATAAATATACTCAAGATGTTAAAGAAGTATTTCAAGGTATTTGGGATATAGAGTTAATTAAAAAACGTTTAGCAGAAATTATTACTAATGGAGAATATGACTATATTTTTACTGTACTTCCTACAATTGATACACATGGACATCATAAAGGGGCAACAATTTTAACTTTAGAGGTAGTAAAAAGTCTGGATATAAAAAAGAAGCCTGTAGTTTTAGGTGCATCATTAATGGATAAAGACAGCGATTTATTAAAGGATTATGTAGGACTTACAGATTATCCAATAACAAAAATTAAAAAGGACGCACCTATTTTTGTTTTTGATAGAACACAAAAATTTGGCTATAAAGATAACTTAAACTATAAGATTATTTCTAATTGGCTGTTAGCAGAACATAAGTCACAAGGTACGTCTCAAATGGGTATGAATAGAGGGGATTTAGAAAAATTTTGGTTTTTTGATATTAACAATGCTGCTAGTATTGAAACAATTAGCAATTTATTTAACAAATTAAAAATTATACCTTTTAAGAAAAAAGAATATTAA
- a CDS encoding roadblock/LC7 domain-containing protein yields MSNSVVMYEAEYQQIKSVIAKLCDDANAKMVFLVDKNGQQIASHGEIGNIDTTSLASLTAGNVAATDGLARLIGEKEFPVLSHEGEKDNIHISIVAQRVILVVIFDERSSLGLVRLRVKRASNELTDVFESIVRKVEQQKEQGVELDSPFAEITDEDIDNLFRE; encoded by the coding sequence ATGTCTAATTCTGTGGTAATGTATGAGGCAGAGTATCAACAAATTAAATCCGTCATTGCAAAACTTTGTGATGATGCCAACGCTAAGATGGTTTTCCTCGTAGATAAGAATGGTCAACAAATAGCTTCACATGGAGAAATAGGTAATATTGATACTACTTCTCTAGCTTCTTTAACAGCGGGTAATGTTGCTGCTACAGATGGGTTAGCTCGGTTGATTGGAGAAAAAGAATTTCCTGTACTTTCACACGAAGGTGAGAAAGACAATATACATATCTCTATTGTTGCCCAACGTGTTATTTTAGTGGTAATCTTTGATGAACGCTCTAGTTTAGGACTAGTGCGTTTACGTGTAAAAAGAGCTTCTAATGAATTAACAGATGTATTTGAGTCTATTGTACGTAAAGTTGAGCAACAAAAAGAGCAGGGTGTAGAACTAGATTCGCCCTTTGCTGAAATTACGGATGAGGATATTGATAATCTTTTCCGTGAATAA
- a CDS encoding putative DNA binding domain-containing protein, with amino-acid sequence MTRKKFKSPRSRREVTSERAFYEKLFTEDYPRLEQLDLLNLIRGGEDSYLELKVRLTNNEKIVLEIIALANSGGGAIIFGVNDNRYVEGLDDPEEVEEELRTICRTQITPQVWPYIDKIAFDNGRRIIVLELNDKRAPHYAFDHRYYLREGATIREARAEEVTQLFARFKPTSYESIPLFNAQIDHIDEAFLWSYVRELQGELFNKSGNYPTAQVMRDMQLAIEHADKIIPTVAGMLLFGYSNQLTQVFPRSGVQLQRFSGDSSSDPVIEKVIFSGNLASLYERSQSFISRYVDLWDSINLRKHKNSDPIEGRANYNKNVVLEALTNALIHRDYCIREQFIKVNIYNNRIEITNPCITNGLIRKGLEIYGTANISNFRLKSVFKSSAYGMKTFSGGLPAIRLLAYRSSGREPKINIIQEEFRIELFGC; translated from the coding sequence ATGACAAGGAAAAAGTTTAAGTCTCCTCGCTCTCGTCGGGAAGTTACTTCCGAAAGGGCTTTTTATGAAAAACTTTTTACTGAAGACTATCCACGGCTTGAGCAGTTAGATTTACTTAATTTAATTCGTGGAGGTGAGGATAGTTATTTAGAACTAAAAGTTAGACTTACTAATAATGAAAAAATAGTTTTAGAAATTATAGCTTTAGCTAATTCTGGTGGTGGAGCAATAATTTTTGGTGTTAATGATAATCGTTATGTTGAAGGTTTAGACGATCCAGAAGAGGTTGAAGAAGAACTTAGAACTATTTGTCGTACTCAAATTACCCCACAGGTCTGGCCCTATATTGATAAAATTGCTTTTGATAATGGCCGACGAATAATAGTCCTAGAATTAAATGATAAACGCGCTCCACATTATGCTTTTGACCATCGCTATTATTTAAGAGAAGGTGCTACTATCCGTGAAGCACGTGCCGAAGAAGTAACACAGCTTTTTGCTCGCTTTAAGCCTACATCTTATGAGTCTATCCCGCTTTTTAATGCTCAAATTGACCATATAGATGAAGCTTTTCTTTGGTCTTATGTTCGTGAACTACAAGGAGAGCTTTTTAATAAAAGCGGTAATTATCCAACGGCTCAAGTAATGCGCGATATGCAATTAGCCATAGAACACGCTGACAAAATAATACCTACAGTGGCCGGAATGTTACTTTTTGGCTATAGCAATCAATTAACACAAGTTTTCCCTCGTAGTGGTGTACAGTTGCAAAGATTCTCTGGTGATAGTTCAAGTGATCCAGTAATAGAAAAAGTTATATTTAGCGGAAATTTAGCTTCACTTTATGAAAGAAGCCAAAGTTTTATTAGCCGTTATGTAGATTTATGGGATAGTATTAATTTACGTAAACATAAGAATAGTGATCCAATAGAAGGACGTGCTAACTATAACAAAAATGTTGTTTTAGAAGCTTTAACAAATGCTTTAATTCATCGTGATTATTGTATACGGGAACAATTTATTAAAGTAAATATCTATAATAACCGCATAGAAATTACCAATCCTTGTATTACTAACGGGTTGATACGCAAAGGATTAGAAATTTATGGAACAGCAAATATAAGTAATTTTCGTCTAAAGTCTGTTTTTAAGTCATCAGCTTATGGAATGAAGACCTTTTCTGGAGGGCTTCCCGCAATTCGGTTGCTAGCTTATCGTAGCAGCGGACGCGAACCAAAAATAAATATTATTCAAGAAGAATTTAGAATTGAATTATTTGGTTGTTAA
- a CDS encoding sigma-70 family RNA polymerase sigma factor translates to MDESSLLLTEEQLKQFENLALVHTKTLLRSAVRMCGSSTEADDIVQETLLRAWKYWHTFELGSNCRAWLFRIMINLIHRRRESLANNSEHFSVDEPAISNILRFEPKLDMDEQGALAAVYRLPSEYRDIILLVLVEEFSYKETATMLNVPMGTVMSRLHRARQMVKKLLCPDTKEDIATA, encoded by the coding sequence ATGGACGAATCTTCTTTATTACTAACAGAAGAACAATTAAAGCAATTTGAAAATCTAGCTTTGGTTCATACCAAAACCTTACTACGTAGTGCTGTTCGGATGTGTGGTAGCTCAACAGAAGCAGATGATATTGTGCAAGAAACCTTATTAAGAGCTTGGAAATATTGGCATACATTTGAACTAGGAAGCAACTGCCGAGCCTGGCTTTTTCGCATTATGATTAATTTAATTCATCGTCGCCGAGAATCTTTAGCAAACAATTCAGAGCATTTTTCTGTTGATGAGCCTGCTATTTCAAATATTTTGCGTTTTGAACCCAAATTAGATATGGATGAACAAGGAGCTTTAGCCGCTGTTTATCGTCTACCATCAGAATATCGAGATATTATTTTATTAGTTTTGGTAGAAGAGTTTTCCTATAAAGAAACAGCAACAATGTTAAATGTCCCTATGGGAACAGTTATGTCAAGGCTTCATAGAGCGCGTCAAATGGTTAAAAAATTACTTTGTCCAGATACAAAAGAAGATATTGCTACAGCATAA
- a CDS encoding zf-HC2 domain-containing protein — protein sequence MIELSCYKINNLLSAYLENQLDTATTLTVANHLENCPSCEKELNQLTKISSLLKTAIQQANESDLTLATRANAINDRVKEQIALTIAQTKQPTNNVISIQKPIKTSWIKKVILSLAASILIAMLSVFSLTYYATATGPLLIGAARNHQFCSAIELSNIGLHKGHSKTELSKQFNTKFPELDTLGIKFADLHPCEVYQTSFLHLMYLKGDNQVSVYYGLANALDKFKETQTQINPEQLYLETSGSLQVGAVSTKENTLWLIAGELSQEEIKAISSNLLKTRAFEEKQAELFH from the coding sequence ATGATTGAGTTAAGCTGCTATAAAATCAATAATTTGTTATCTGCTTATTTGGAAAATCAACTAGATACAGCTACCACATTAACTGTAGCAAATCATTTGGAAAACTGTCCTAGTTGTGAAAAAGAATTAAATCAGTTAACAAAAATTTCTTCTCTTCTAAAAACTGCTATTCAACAGGCAAATGAAAGCGACCTGACCTTGGCAACAAGAGCAAATGCTATTAATGATCGTGTCAAAGAGCAAATAGCTTTAACAATTGCTCAAACAAAACAACCTACAAATAATGTAATTTCAATCCAAAAACCTATAAAAACATCTTGGATAAAGAAAGTTATTTTATCGCTGGCTGCTAGTATTCTAATTGCAATGCTAAGCGTTTTTTCCCTCACCTATTATGCAACGGCAACAGGGCCTTTATTAATTGGTGCTGCACGTAACCATCAATTTTGTAGTGCTATTGAGCTTTCAAATATTGGACTACATAAAGGCCATTCTAAAACAGAACTTTCTAAGCAATTTAATACTAAATTCCCAGAATTAGACACTTTAGGGATAAAATTTGCAGATTTACATCCTTGTGAAGTTTATCAGACTTCTTTTTTACATTTAATGTATCTTAAAGGAGATAATCAAGTCTCTGTTTATTATGGTTTAGCAAATGCTCTAGATAAATTTAAGGAAACCCAAACTCAAATCAACCCAGAACAACTTTATTTGGAAACTTCTGGTTCATTGCAAGTTGGAGCAGTTAGTACAAAAGAAAATACCCTTTGGTTAATTGCAGGTGAATTATCACAAGAAGAAATAAAGGCTATTAGCTCTAACTTACTTAAAACAAGAGCTTTTGAGGAAAAACAAGCAGAATTATTTCACTAA
- a CDS encoding serine/threonine protein kinase, with amino-acid sequence MDRVKTKEYPWIGKTIAEKYLLEKLIGTGGMGSVYAGKHVQLGRAIAVKVMNADTVSDETAVARFIREAKTAAKLDHANAVTIHDFGSTSNGGAFIVMEYISGQSLRKYLSKHGALSLKQTLAWFMPICEVIEAAHQRGIIHRDLKPENIMLKEIGEEIVIKVVDFGLAKLVTNTDASQKLTKTGEFMGTPQYMAPEVYDGEAADHRTDIYALGIILYEMISGKIPFAGSVQNIISGHLFNEPKPITSINPNLPIEIDQVLALALEKNRDKRISSAVEFANAFKKSISKISTQQIIKQTVATQLKNIPLEDETNLPTVRDSIAESKSSINQENKLNNALEVNKNNADKEKNKIVNTSTFNLLKENPILLVVGLVPLIMALFLIGYFLFNK; translated from the coding sequence ATGGATAGAGTAAAAACTAAAGAATATCCTTGGATAGGTAAAACTATTGCTGAAAAATATCTTTTAGAAAAACTAATTGGAACTGGTGGCATGGGGTCTGTTTACGCTGGAAAACACGTCCAATTAGGCCGAGCAATTGCTGTTAAGGTTATGAATGCTGATACGGTTTCTGATGAAACTGCTGTAGCCCGCTTTATTCGTGAAGCTAAAACTGCTGCTAAACTTGACCATGCTAATGCTGTCACCATTCATGATTTTGGTTCTACCTCAAATGGTGGAGCTTTTATTGTAATGGAATATATTAGTGGTCAAAGCTTAAGAAAATATCTAAGTAAACATGGGGCTTTATCCTTAAAACAAACCTTAGCTTGGTTTATGCCAATTTGCGAAGTAATAGAAGCAGCCCACCAACGAGGAATTATCCATCGAGACTTAAAGCCTGAAAATATTATGCTTAAAGAAATTGGAGAAGAAATAGTAATAAAAGTAGTAGATTTTGGGCTTGCTAAACTTGTCACCAATACAGACGCTTCCCAGAAATTAACTAAAACAGGTGAGTTTATGGGAACACCTCAATATATGGCTCCAGAAGTTTATGACGGCGAAGCGGCAGACCATCGCACAGATATTTATGCTTTAGGAATTATTCTTTATGAAATGATTAGCGGTAAAATACCTTTTGCTGGTTCAGTACAAAATATTATTTCAGGACATTTATTTAACGAACCAAAGCCAATTACTAGCATTAACCCAAATTTACCAATAGAGATAGATCAAGTCTTAGCCTTAGCTCTAGAAAAAAATCGAGATAAACGAATTAGCAGTGCAGTAGAGTTTGCTAATGCTTTTAAGAAGTCTATAAGCAAAATTAGCACCCAACAAATTATTAAACAAACTGTAGCAACACAATTAAAAAATATTCCACTTGAAGATGAAACAAATCTTCCAACCGTTAGAGATTCAATTGCTGAATCAAAAAGTAGTATTAATCAAGAAAATAAACTTAATAATGCTTTAGAAGTTAATAAAAATAATGCTGATAAAGAAAAAAATAAAATTGTTAATACATCTACTTTTAATTTATTAAAAGAAAACCCAATATTATTAGTAGTTGGTCTTGTTCCGCTAATAATGGCATTATTTTTAATAGGGTATTTTCTTTTTAATAAATAA
- a CDS encoding EamA family transporter gives MSKKQIYLALAFGIICISSSGILVKTLEIRQLPLLGVACYRMLLAALLISIPTLALQKKELAKINSSQIKALILAGLFLALHFGTWTLSIAYIPVARSVLLVTCHPIFTALASRIFLKEKFSLRNLLAILVAFSGIVVILLESLLNLASLKGSLIGDLLALTGAITIVGYIIIGKKLRADMTVSSYATLVYSVCAMLLLPVALISGASPNIFTSSDYLILLGLAVVPTLGGHTIFNLLLKNVSATLISIAFLGEPLGASLLAWLIFGEVPSLQTFIGGALVLIGIYLVQLETPTKNNLLKENK, from the coding sequence ATGTCAAAAAAACAAATTTATTTAGCTTTAGCTTTTGGAATTATTTGTATTTCTTCTTCAGGTATATTAGTTAAAACCTTGGAAATACGTCAGTTACCATTATTAGGCGTAGCTTGTTATCGTATGCTACTAGCTGCTTTGCTTATATCTATACCTACTTTAGCTTTACAAAAAAAAGAGTTAGCAAAAATAAATTCCTCCCAAATAAAAGCCTTAATTCTTGCAGGTTTGTTTTTAGCTCTACATTTTGGCACCTGGACACTTTCAATTGCTTATATTCCTGTTGCTCGCTCGGTTTTACTTGTAACTTGTCATCCAATTTTTACCGCTTTAGCTAGTAGAATTTTTCTAAAAGAAAAATTTTCCTTACGTAATTTACTAGCAATATTAGTTGCCTTTAGTGGTATAGTTGTTATTTTGCTTGAGTCTTTACTAAATTTAGCTAGCTTAAAAGGCTCTTTGATTGGTGATTTGTTAGCATTAACAGGTGCAATTACTATAGTAGGCTATATTATTATTGGAAAAAAACTCCGGGCCGATATGACCGTTTCTAGCTATGCTACTTTGGTTTATAGCGTTTGTGCTATGCTACTTTTACCAGTAGCGTTAATATCAGGAGCTAGCCCAAATATTTTTACATCATCAGATTACTTGATTTTACTAGGTTTAGCCGTTGTTCCAACTTTAGGCGGACATACAATTTTTAATTTGCTACTAAAAAATGTTAGTGCTACTTTAATTTCTATTGCTTTTTTAGGTGAGCCTTTAGGAGCATCGTTGCTAGCCTGGTTAATTTTTGGAGAAGTGCCTTCTTTACAAACATTTATCGGGGGTGCGCTAGTGCTAATAGGTATTTATTTAGTACAATTGGAAACTCCAACTAAAAATAATTTGTTAAAAGAAAATAAATAA
- a CDS encoding molybdopterin-dependent oxidoreductase: MSDRLTQPLYRKSYADKWEEVSWEFAFSLIAKKIYEIREANWESEETLPTGEKITVNRMDAVAFFGSAVCTNEETYLEKKMALLLGTSYIEHQARL; the protein is encoded by the coding sequence ATCTCTGATCGGCTAACACAACCTCTTTACCGTAAAAGCTATGCAGATAAATGGGAAGAAGTTAGCTGGGAGTTTGCTTTTTCTTTAATTGCTAAAAAAATCTATGAAATTCGGGAAGCTAATTGGGAGAGTGAAGAAACGCTTCCAACAGGTGAGAAAATAACTGTTAACCGAATGGATGCAGTAGCTTTTTTTGGTTCGGCTGTTTGTACTAATGAAGAAACTTACTTAGAAAAGAAAATGGCCCTACTTTTAGGAACAAGCTATATTGAACATCAGGCCCGGCTTTGA